Genomic DNA from Xiphophorus couchianus chromosome 12, X_couchianus-1.0, whole genome shotgun sequence:
CAATGTAAGTTACATTGACCTTAGGAGCTGGATATAGCTCCTGACATTGAAGATAAGACGTGGAGGTGATGCTCTGTTGTTTGGCTGTGGGAACTAGTCTATAGATATAAGCAGAGAGTGAAGAGACTAATATGCCTCACcttatgaaaaattaataaattagttgctTTGTATGGATATAGGCAAATTACTTTTAGAAACCACATTGTTATGTTGCCATTTACAATTTCAGGtcaataagtaactttttaccaGTTCACTCTCTATGGTTCATACCATATCAGTCATTTAACTTACTTGTTTATCCATTTCAAAAATGTGATGGCCAAAATACCattgatttgcattttgtttatctaCATGCGTTTCTAGTAACATTACATTACACATATTTGACATGTATTTGTAAAGTTCCTACttatttttaaggttgtttTCTTATGTAATTGATGTTCATATGATCAGATAAACTGATTTCTATGTCCTATTTATTAGGTTCCTGGAATACAAGGCAGGGCAACAGAGTGATGTCACACAGCCAACAATATcgttatttacacagaaagtgCAGCTCTACAGCCCACAATCGCCAAGGCAGCAAGCCATCAGTGAAGCCATTGTTCAAGATTTGATCATTGGATGTTGTCTGCCCCTCTCCCTCGTGGAAAATGGACACTTTAAACACTTTCTTGAAGTCCTGGACAGTAAATACACACCAATCTctagaaaaacagtttctgagAGACGAATTCCAGAATTGGTCAGAAAAGTCAAGGAAACTGTCTTGGAGAAACTGAAGACCCAGTCGTCTGTGTCATTAACAACTGACCTTTGGTCTGATCGCAGGCTACGCTCCTTTCTTGGGGTGACTGCCCATGTGTGCTACAAATCTAAAGATTGCTATGCACTTGAATCCTACCTGCTGGACTGTAGGCGTTTTACAGGGAGGCATACTGGAGAGCACATTGCGTCTGCCTTTGAGGAGATCACTGAGGAATATGGTATTCGTGACAAAATTAGCTATATCATAACAGACAATGCACCCAATATGAAATGTGCTTTCAAAGTACACATGCCCCAGCAGCAATCTGATGACAGTGAGAGTGAAGAGGATAATTTAGATGACGAGCACTTGTGGGAGGACATTAATTCAGAGGAAGACATTGACTTACCATGGTCATCTGGTGAACGTCTTTCCTGCTTTGCACACTCTCTCCAGTTAGTTGTGCATGATGGTATGAAGGAGGTCAAGACCATTTCTCGCACCATAGCAAAAACGTCAAAGTTCGCAACCCTTTTACATAGCAGCTCACAATTTAAAGATAAGTTTGAGGCTGCATTTGGCACCAATAAAAGTGTTCCAGCTGCAAATACAACTCGTTGGAACAGTACATTTAAACAAGTACAGGCCCTTACAACTCTAGAACACAAATCACTCAGTGAAATGTGCAACAAAGACTATGAGGATGTCGTGTTCAGTGCGCGGGAGTGGAACCAGCTAAAGGAGCTATGTATAGTTCTTTCTCCATTTGCTGAAGCAACAGAGCTGACCCAAGGGGAAAGATCAGTGACTATTAGTATGGTGGTTCCAACTGTACTGGACTTGAACACACACCTCCTCAAGATGGAGGAGACCCGAATGCAGTGCCGGCCGTTGGTCAGAGCCCTCCAGCAGTCTCTGGTGAAAAGATTTTCTGgaatctttacaaaaacaaacatggccaaAGACAGTGGAAGAGAGGAACCTTTTAACCATGATGTGTACTTCTTTGCTGCCATGCTGGATCCACAGTTTGGCTTAAGCTGGGTGGATTTAGATGTTACCAACGGAGGTAATGCAGCATCGGTGAAGAAGTTCAGAGATGAACTTAAGAAGACACTGACAGGTTGgtatgcatttttctttgctgaaaaaaaagtcttatttgcaaaattataaatcttaaaatgtcttaaattcgtAGCACATAAAGCCTTAAATCATAAAGTGGAATTTATAGTCTTCTTTTcatcagtttacttttgtcataaacattattttgtacaCTCAAAGTTCTTGAAAACTAACACAgtcattgtgtttgtgtttttcagacacaTTGATCTTTGGGGTGGAGAACATGGAGAGTACAGATGACAAGTGCTCAGAAGCCATGAATGTGGATCCAACCAGTCATTCGCCACCAGCCAAATGCCCTCGACTTCTGTCACGCTACAAGGCACATAAGAAGCACAGCTCCTCTGTCCAGAATTCAAGTATTGCAACACAATTAAACAGATACTTTAATGATATAAGAGACTGTGACAGTGACAATGCTCTTGCCTTCTGGGGAGAAAACCAGTCCAAATATCCTCAACTGCACAATTTGGCTTTGAAAGTGCTATCCGTCCCTGCCTCCTCTGCACCAGTGGAAAGGGTTTTTAGTCGAGGAGGCATTGTAATGAGACCCCATCGTGCACGTTTAGGTGCAAAAATGCTGCAGTCTCTAATCTTTCTGAAGTGCAATGAAACCTtactttaaactaattttatgtaTCACCTACTTTATTTCAACCACTGTTCAACTACATGGTTATCCTTGTTCTCGAGTTTTGCCATTGACGTTTTCTAAAGCTTTGGCG
This window encodes:
- the LOC114153967 gene encoding uncharacterized protein LOC114153967, coding for MKCAFKVHMPQQQSDDSESEEDNLDDEHLWEDINSEEDIDLPWSSGERLSCFAHSLQLVVHDGMKEVKTISRTIAKTSKFATLLHSSSQFKDKFEAAFGTNKSVPAANTTRWNSTFKQVQALTTLEHKSLSEMCNKDYEDVVFSAREWNQLKELCIVLSPFAEATELTQGERSVTISMVVPTVLDLNTHLLKMEETRMQCRPLVRALQQSLVKRFSGIFTKTNMAKDSGREEPFNHDVYFFAAMLDPQFGLSWVDLDVTNGGNAASVKKFRDELKKTLTDTLIFGVENMESTDDKCSEAMNVDPTSHSPPAKCPRLLSRYKAHKKHSSSVQNSSIATQLNRYFNDIRDCDSDNALAFWGENQSKYPQLHNLALKVLSVPASSAPVERVFSRGGIVMRPHRARLGAKMLQSLIFLKCNETLL